The Streptococcus respiraculi sequence TCCAGAAGAAGCGAAAATCATTCACGATTTTGGGGTTCGAGGAATCGTTGTCGGTGGTGCGATTACACGTCCAAAAGAAATCACCCAGCGCTTTGTTGCCGCAGTATCAAAATAAGTTAGGAAAGTTATGGAAGTTTTGACGATTGTTCGAAATCCATCAACTACGATGAAAAAATCAGAAAAGGGGAGTTGACGCTATAGGGAAAAGAAGGTAATAAGTAGTCGTTATATCACTGTCCATAATAGGACCTAGACAAAAGGAGAAAAAGAATGAAATTCAGAAAATTAGTTTGTTCTATGTTAGCAGGCGCGTCTATTTTATCTTTGGCAGCGTGTGGCAATTCTGGCGGAAGTGCTGATAAGAAAGATATGTCTGATAGCTCAGATAAAACAGAAATTACTTGGTGGGCTTTCCCAGTATTTACGCAAGAAAATGCAAGCGATGCTGTTGGAACATACGAAAAATCAATCATTGAAGCATTTGAAAAAGCAAATCCAGATGTAAAAGTAAAATTGGAAACAATCGACTTCAAGTCTGGTCCAGAAAAGATTGTAACAGCTATTGAAGCAGGAACAGCACCAGATGTACTCTTTGACGCACCAGGACGGATTATTCAATATGGTAAAAACGGTAAATTGGCTGAATTGAATGATCTCTTTACAGATGAGTACGTGAAAGATGTTGCCAATGATAATATCATCAATGCCAGCAAGGCAGGCGACAAAGCTTACATGTATCCAATTAGTTCGGCTCCATTCTACATGGCTATGAACAAGAAAATGCTTGAAGATGCTGGTGTGGCAGACCTTGTAAAAGAAGGTTGGACAACTGCTGACTTTGAAAAAGTATTAAAAGCATTGAAAGATAAGGGCTATACACCTGGTTCACTCTTTGCTAGTGGTCAAGGGGGAGACCAAGGGACTCGTGCCTTTATCGCAAACTTGTACAGTGGTGCAGTTACAGATGACGCTGTTAGTAAGTATACAACAGACGATCCAAAATTCGTGAAAGGTCTTGAAATGGCTTCTAGCTGGATTAAAGACGGTCTTCTTTCTAACGGTTCTCAATTTGACGGTGGAGCAGATATCCAAAACTTTGCAAACGGTCAAACTTCTTACACTATCCTTTGGGCACCATCACAAAATGGTATTCAAGGAAAACTCTTGGAAGCAAGTAAAGTAGAAGTCGTTGAAGTACCATTCCCATCTGACGAAGGTAAACCTGATTTGGAATACTTGATCAACGGATTCTGTGTCTTCAACAACAAAGATGAAAAGAAAATTGAAGCTTCTAAGAAATTCATCCAATTTATCGCAGACGATAAAGAATGGGGTCCAAAAGACGTGAAACGTACAGGAGCGTTCCCAGTCCGTACTTCATTTGGTAAATTGTATGATGACAAACGCATGGAAACTCTAAGTTCTTGGACTCAATACTACTCACCATACTACAACACAATTGATGGCTTTGCTGAAATGAGAACACTTTGGTTCCCTATGTTGCAAGCTGTATCAAATGGAGATGAGAAAGCTGATGCTGCTTTGAAGACATTTACTGAAAAAGCAAATGAAACTATTCAAAAAGCAATGAAATAATCAATTAGATAGGGCATACGCCTATCGAGATAATGTTGAGGGATGGGCTAGTTGCTATGGTTAGATAGCATTTAGCTCCTTCTAGACAATGTATAATCTTCCCCCTTTTCTCGTCCATTTTCCTTGAATGAAAAAGGGGGATTATTTTTATCAAAGTGAGGCGGAAATACCATGAATATCGGTTTTTATGCCTTCTCATATCTTACATAAGGAGAGGTGTTTTGTGTGAAAGTTAATAAAATAAGAATGAGAGAAACGATTGTTTCCTATGCATTTCTAGCACCGGTTTTAGTCTTCTTTGCCATATTTGTATTAGCTCCGATGATCATGGGATTTATCACTAGTTTCTTTGATTATTCGATGACGGCTTTTCAATTCGTTGGTTTGGAGAACTATAAACGGATGTTCCAAGATCCGGTATTTATCAAATCCTTGATTAATACCGTGATTATCGTAATCGGATCTGTACCAGTTGTTGTATTTTTCTCTTTATTTGTGGCGTCTCAGACCTACAGTCAAAATGCGATTGCTCGTTCCTTCTATCGGTTTGTCTTCTTCCTACCTGTTGTTACAGGGAGCGTTGCCGTAACGGTTGTTTGGAAATGGATCTACGATCCACTATCAGGGATTTTGAACTTTGTCCTTAAATCTGGTCACTTTATTGAGCAAAATATTAGCTGGCTTGGGGATAAACATTGGGCCTTGCTCGCTATCATTGTGATTCTCTTGACCACATCTGTCGGTCAACCGATTATTCTTTATATCGCTGCAATGGGAAATATTGATAATTCTCTTGTTGAGGCGGCACGTGTAGACGGTGCGACAGAATTGCAAGTCTTTTGGAAAATCAAGTGGCCAAGTTTATTGCCAACAACGCTTTATATCGCAATTATTACAACCATTAACTCTTTCCAATGTTTCGCGCTTATTCAGCTCTTAACATCTGGAGGACCAAACTACTCAACTAGTACCTTGATGTACTACCTATACGAAAAAGCTTTCAAGCTTTCTGAATATGGCTATGCAAATACTATGGGGGTCTTCCTTGCAGTCATGATTGCCCTTATCAGCTTTGCTCAATTCAAGATTCTTGGAAATGATGTGGAATACTAGGAGGACAAGCATGAAAAAGAAAAAATTAACTCCATTTACAGTGATTTCAACAATCATTTTGCTTTTGTTGACGGTACTCTTTATTTTCCCGTTTTACTGGATTTTGACAGGGGCCTTTAAATCTCAACCAGATACGATTGTGATTCCACCTCAGTGGTGGCCAAAAATGCCAACTATGGAGAACTTTGAGCGGTTGGTTGTGCAAAATCCTGCCCTTCAATGGATGTGGAATAGTGTCTTCATTTCGTTAGCAACCATGCTCTTGGTCTGTGTTACCTCTTCTTTGGCAGGCTATGTTCTTGCTAAGAAACGGTTCTATGGTCAACGGATTCTCTTTGCGATTTTCATTGCTGCTATGGCTCTTCCGAAGCAAGTTGTATTGGTACCGCTCGTTCGGATTGTCAATTTCTTAGGAATCCATGACACACTTGCTGCGGTTATATTACCACTAATTGGTTGGCCATTTGGAGTGTTCCTCATGAAACAATTCAGTGAAAACATTCCAACAGAGCTATTGGAATCAGCCAAGATTGACGGTTGTGGCGAAGTTCGGACCTTCTGGAATGTTGCCTTTCCAATTGTCAAACCAGGTTTTGCGGCCCTTGCGATTTTTACCTTTATCAATTCTTGGAATGACTACTTTATGCAGTTGGTTATGTTGACATCACGTCAAAATTTAACCATTTCACTAGGGGTTGCAACCATGCAGGCCGAAATGGCAACTGACTACGGACTCATCATGGCCGGAGCAGCCATGGCAGCCGTTCCAATCGTAGCCGTCTTCCTCGTATTCCAAAAATCATTCACACAAGGAATCACCATGGGAGCTGTTAAAGGTTGAAATAGTTCGGGGAACTATTTCAATCGGGAAATGTGGCAAAGCAAGGCTTTGCTTTCCCCTTCGGTGCAGGAGCCTGCTTCAAGTTGGAAATTCGGCAAAACCTCGTTTTGCTTTCCTCTCGAGTTAGGAACTATTTCAATTGGGAAATGTGGCAAAGCAAGGCTTTGCTTTCTGCTCAGTGCAGTGCACCATTCTAAGTTGGAAATTCGGCAAAGCAAGGCTTTGCTTTCCCCTTCGGTGCAGGAGCCTGTTTCAAGTTGGAAATTCGGCAAAATGCAGTTTTGTTTTTCTGCACAGTGCAGTGTCTCATCCTAGGTTGGAAATAGGAACGAGCTATTTTCCAACAGTCCCAAATTTATTTCAATAAATTGTAGAAAATGAGGAAATCGGATGATTTTTGAACAATTACAATATATAGGTCGTTATCGTGGTTTGCACCCCCATCTGGATCAAGCGATTGAGTATTTGTTAACACACGATATGGCGAGCTTTGCTTTAGGGCGATACGCCATCAATGAAGACAAGGTCTTCTTCTTTGTGCAGGATAATCAACTCAATAAAGAACCAGATAATCAGTTTGAATACCATGAACGTTTTGCAGATATTCACTTTTTAATAGAAGGACAGGAATTGATGCATTACGGCCAGCAGGTGAAAGAAGTTGCTAAGGATTATGAAAAAGAGAGCGACATTGGCTTTGTCCGTTGTCATCTTGCGACTCCGCTTCATCTGACAAATGAAAATGTAGCGATTTTCCTACCAAATGAACCTCACCAGCCCAATCTATATAATCAGGCAGGTGACAGGGTCAAGAAATGTGTAGTAAAAGTGCTTATTGATTAAGAAAGGAAGACGAGAAATGAGAAATAGGAGTGCGCAGTTACTATCCTCCATTTTCAATACAGACAATTGGCTGATGAGAGTCTGCGAAAAAATCTTGGATTTGGTCACGGTCAATCTCTTGTTTCTGATTTCTTGTTTACCGATTGTGACGATTGGCATTGCAAAAATCAGCCTCTATCGGACCTTACAGGAGATACGAGAAAGCCGTGGTGTACGTGTGGTGAGACTTTATGCTAGCACCTTTAAGGCGGAGTGGAAGCGTGGGCTTACCCTAGGAGCAATCGAGTTCTTAGTGACTGCTATTTGCTTGGCTAACCTCCTCATCTTGCGTGCTCAGACAGCTCTTGTCTTTCAAGGAATGAAAATGGTCGCTTTTGGCATTTTATTTCTTTTGGTGATGATCATGCTCTATGCCTATCCTTTGGCTGCTCGTTTTGAACAGAGTCTGCAAGAACTCTTGCAAACCGCCTTTGTTCTAGCAGGTTTGAACTTCCTCTGGACCTTTGGCATGCTGGGAGCCGTAGCTTTGCTAGCCTTTCTGCTATTAGGCTCTAGCTGGACCATTG is a genomic window containing:
- a CDS encoding ABC transporter substrate-binding protein, with the translated sequence MKFRKLVCSMLAGASILSLAACGNSGGSADKKDMSDSSDKTEITWWAFPVFTQENASDAVGTYEKSIIEAFEKANPDVKVKLETIDFKSGPEKIVTAIEAGTAPDVLFDAPGRIIQYGKNGKLAELNDLFTDEYVKDVANDNIINASKAGDKAYMYPISSAPFYMAMNKKMLEDAGVADLVKEGWTTADFEKVLKALKDKGYTPGSLFASGQGGDQGTRAFIANLYSGAVTDDAVSKYTTDDPKFVKGLEMASSWIKDGLLSNGSQFDGGADIQNFANGQTSYTILWAPSQNGIQGKLLEASKVEVVEVPFPSDEGKPDLEYLINGFCVFNNKDEKKIEASKKFIQFIADDKEWGPKDVKRTGAFPVRTSFGKLYDDKRMETLSSWTQYYSPYYNTIDGFAEMRTLWFPMLQAVSNGDEKADAALKTFTEKANETIQKAMK
- a CDS encoding YhcH/YjgK/YiaL family protein; its protein translation is MIFEQLQYIGRYRGLHPHLDQAIEYLLTHDMASFALGRYAINEDKVFFFVQDNQLNKEPDNQFEYHERFADIHFLIEGQELMHYGQQVKEVAKDYEKESDIGFVRCHLATPLHLTNENVAIFLPNEPHQPNLYNQAGDRVKKCVVKVLID
- a CDS encoding YesL family protein, producing the protein MRNRSAQLLSSIFNTDNWLMRVCEKILDLVTVNLLFLISCLPIVTIGIAKISLYRTLQEIRESRGVRVVRLYASTFKAEWKRGLTLGAIEFLVTAICLANLLILRAQTALVFQGMKMVAFGILFLLVMIMLYAYPLAARFEQSLQELLQTAFVLAGLNFLWTFGMLGAVALLAFLLLGSSWTIVFGSMFFLLAGFSSLVYLQLGILEPIFRKYDNSPQ
- a CDS encoding carbohydrate ABC transporter permease is translated as MKVNKIRMRETIVSYAFLAPVLVFFAIFVLAPMIMGFITSFFDYSMTAFQFVGLENYKRMFQDPVFIKSLINTVIIVIGSVPVVVFFSLFVASQTYSQNAIARSFYRFVFFLPVVTGSVAVTVVWKWIYDPLSGILNFVLKSGHFIEQNISWLGDKHWALLAIIVILLTTSVGQPIILYIAAMGNIDNSLVEAARVDGATELQVFWKIKWPSLLPTTLYIAIITTINSFQCFALIQLLTSGGPNYSTSTLMYYLYEKAFKLSEYGYANTMGVFLAVMIALISFAQFKILGNDVEY
- a CDS encoding carbohydrate ABC transporter permease, yielding MKKKKLTPFTVISTIILLLLTVLFIFPFYWILTGAFKSQPDTIVIPPQWWPKMPTMENFERLVVQNPALQWMWNSVFISLATMLLVCVTSSLAGYVLAKKRFYGQRILFAIFIAAMALPKQVVLVPLVRIVNFLGIHDTLAAVILPLIGWPFGVFLMKQFSENIPTELLESAKIDGCGEVRTFWNVAFPIVKPGFAALAIFTFINSWNDYFMQLVMLTSRQNLTISLGVATMQAEMATDYGLIMAGAAMAAVPIVAVFLVFQKSFTQGITMGAVKG